A single window of Vibrio gazogenes DNA harbors:
- the glnB gene encoding nitrogen regulatory protein P-II, producing MKKIEAIIKPFKLDDVREALADVGITGMTVSEVKGFGRQKGHTELYRGAEYMVDFLPKVKLEIVISSDVVDKCVDAIIETAQTGKIGDGKIFITDVERVIRIRTGEEDEDAI from the coding sequence ATGAAAAAGATAGAAGCTATTATTAAACCGTTCAAACTCGACGATGTTCGGGAAGCGCTTGCCGATGTCGGGATTACGGGGATGACAGTGTCAGAGGTCAAAGGATTTGGGCGTCAGAAAGGTCATACTGAGTTATATCGCGGCGCTGAATATATGGTGGATTTTTTGCCGAAGGTGAAACTGGAAATTGTTATCTCCAGTGATGTTGTTGATAAATGTGTTGATGCCATTATTGAAACGGCACAAACCGGTAAAATTGGCGACGGCAAAATATTTATCACCGATGTTGAACGAGTGATTCGGATCCGTACAGGTGAAGAAGACGAAGACGCTATCTAA
- the tilS gene encoding tRNA lysidine(34) synthetase TilS, giving the protein MLYHDFSQFMTAQIQSPQARCILALSGGIDSRVLLHLLARYVRDNQCPAMAVHVHHGLSSSADQWVERCRQWCAEEALPFQVAYIQFDTQGKGLEAAARQARYQALERYIDEGDLLLTGQHRDDQLETFLLALKRGSGPKGLSGMAASMPFHQGRLIRPLLHCSRAEIEAYANTHQLSWVEDESNLDTRFDRNFIRHEVMPLLVARWPHFPQAVQRSAELCASQEALLDELLQERFQAALQSDNRLSVRCLLDCGDAVRAQILRMWFHQFEQQMPSRGQLEQICHQVLLAKSDANPRCRIGNYEVRRFDGYLYYIPVYADIRDWQCQIKFNHPVELPDGLGTLTLIDDTLLTLTESSLLTERATEKPVEFGLDKRCLSMPLWVSFNPEGLVASPVGRKGRHKLKKLFQEYRVPSWQRRRMPILISGQQVIAVAGLFVDEHFSGSDYELIWRTDA; this is encoded by the coding sequence ATGCTTTATCACGATTTTTCTCAGTTTATGACTGCTCAGATTCAATCACCGCAGGCTCGATGTATTCTGGCATTGAGTGGTGGTATTGATTCGCGTGTCTTGCTTCATCTGTTGGCTCGTTATGTGCGGGACAATCAGTGTCCGGCCATGGCGGTGCATGTCCATCATGGATTGAGCTCGTCTGCTGACCAGTGGGTTGAGCGTTGTCGGCAGTGGTGTGCAGAAGAAGCACTACCTTTTCAGGTGGCATATATCCAGTTCGATACTCAAGGTAAAGGTTTGGAAGCGGCTGCCCGTCAGGCAAGATATCAGGCATTAGAGCGTTATATCGACGAAGGTGATCTGCTGCTGACAGGGCAACATCGTGATGATCAACTGGAAACCTTTCTGTTGGCTCTCAAGCGGGGAAGTGGCCCGAAAGGCTTATCGGGAATGGCAGCATCGATGCCATTTCATCAAGGACGGTTAATCCGTCCGTTATTGCATTGTTCCAGAGCAGAGATTGAGGCGTATGCCAATACACATCAATTAAGCTGGGTTGAAGATGAGAGTAATCTGGATACTCGCTTTGACCGGAATTTTATTCGCCATGAGGTGATGCCCTTGTTGGTGGCGCGCTGGCCCCATTTCCCGCAAGCCGTACAACGTAGTGCCGAGTTATGTGCCAGTCAAGAAGCCTTACTGGATGAATTACTCCAAGAGCGCTTTCAGGCGGCGTTGCAGTCGGATAATCGCTTGTCGGTCCGTTGCTTATTAGACTGTGGAGACGCAGTGCGGGCACAGATATTACGGATGTGGTTCCATCAGTTTGAACAACAGATGCCGAGTCGGGGACAGCTTGAACAGATCTGTCATCAGGTCTTGCTGGCTAAATCAGATGCCAATCCGCGTTGTCGTATCGGCAATTATGAAGTGCGTCGCTTTGACGGTTATCTCTATTATATTCCTGTTTATGCGGATATTAGGGATTGGCAATGTCAGATAAAATTTAATCATCCGGTTGAACTTCCTGACGGGCTGGGCACACTAACATTAATCGATGATACTTTATTAACCTTAACCGAAAGCAGTCTATTGACTGAGCGTGCGACGGAGAAACCAGTTGAATTCGGGCTGGATAAACGTTGTCTGTCCATGCCACTTTGGGTGAGCTTTAATCCTGAAGGGCTGGTCGCTTCTCCCGTTGGGCGAAAAGGGCGACACAAATTGAAGAAGTTATTTCAAGAATACCGAGTTCCGAGTTGGCAACGAAGACGAATGCCGATTTTAATTAGCGGGCAACAAGTGATAGCCGTGGCGGGATTGTTTGTTGATGAGCACTTTTCTGGTTCAGACTATGAGCTGATTTGGCGCACTGACGCGTAA
- the accA gene encoding acetyl-CoA carboxylase carboxyl transferase subunit alpha has product MSLNFLEFEKPIAELEAKIEALRDVSRHGGSTSVDLDKEIEQLENKSIELKKKIFSDLGAWQVAQLARHPQRPYTLDYIKHVFTDFDELAGDRAYADDKAIVGGMARLDGQPVMVIGHQKGRETREKVKRNFGMPKPEGYRKALRLMRMAERFNLPIITFIDTAGAYPGVGAEERGQSEAIATNLKVMSSLKVPVICNVVGEGGSGGALAIGVGDYVNMLQYSTYAVISPEGCASILWRDSDKAPQAAEAMGLTAPRLKELGLIDEVIEEPLGGAHSNHQQIAQRMKETLQRQLQELGQFEQDVLLDRRYQRLMNYGYC; this is encoded by the coding sequence ATGAGCCTGAATTTTCTAGAATTTGAAAAACCAATTGCAGAACTTGAAGCGAAAATCGAAGCGTTGCGAGATGTTTCTCGTCATGGCGGGAGCACCTCAGTCGATCTCGATAAAGAGATTGAACAGCTAGAAAATAAAAGCATCGAGCTGAAGAAAAAAATCTTCAGTGACTTAGGTGCGTGGCAAGTTGCTCAATTAGCTCGCCACCCTCAGCGTCCGTATACTTTGGACTACATCAAACATGTCTTTACTGATTTTGATGAACTGGCTGGTGATCGAGCTTATGCTGACGATAAAGCAATTGTTGGCGGCATGGCGCGTCTGGATGGTCAACCTGTCATGGTGATTGGTCATCAGAAAGGCCGTGAAACTCGCGAGAAGGTGAAGCGTAACTTTGGGATGCCAAAACCTGAAGGTTATCGTAAAGCGTTGCGCTTGATGAGAATGGCGGAGCGTTTTAACCTGCCAATTATTACCTTTATTGATACGGCTGGTGCTTATCCAGGTGTTGGTGCTGAAGAGCGCGGGCAATCTGAAGCGATCGCGACCAATCTGAAGGTGATGTCCAGTCTAAAAGTGCCGGTGATTTGTAATGTGGTTGGTGAAGGGGGTTCCGGTGGCGCTTTGGCTATCGGTGTTGGTGATTATGTCAACATGCTGCAATACTCAACTTATGCGGTTATTTCTCCTGAAGGCTGTGCTTCTATTTTGTGGCGTGATTCAGATAAAGCACCTCAAGCTGCTGAAGCGATGGGACTCACTGCGCCACGATTAAAAGAGCTGGGACTGATTGATGAAGTTATCGAAGAACCTTTAGGTGGGGCGCATAGCAATCATCAGCAAATTGCACAGCGAATGAAAGAAACGTTGCAACGACAGCTTCAGGAGCTGGGTCAATTTGAGCAGGATGTTTTATTAGATCGCCGCTATCAGCGACTCATGAATTACGGTTATTGTTAA